Proteins from one Bacteroides mediterraneensis genomic window:
- a CDS encoding histidine-type phosphatase encodes MRKTGWILPFLVFPLCMQGQTAREEIDENPALAGGKYYAYEVPDVQLTPAPAGYTPFYISMFARHGSRYLTKEKKYTQPLSLLLAADEAGVLTADGKRALKVVAALAQEAEARYGELTPKGARQHRELIDRMYRHYPEVFSDGAHVDARSTYKTRAFLSMAAGCVELKGLNPKLHITTQSSEADAYYIKYKNPLYEAQHLENSDSVYRVADSVYVHPARLMKQLFRDSSYVETHIQPVKLMTDLFELHGISQSSDRQPDLSFLFTSQERYDLWQRNNFEWYYEKGASPLSDGCMYKLEKNLLKNFIETADTVIASRKNGVTLRYGHDTNLAPLAVLMAINDLQASTADWQHVADTYRTYRIIPMCGNVQLIFYRKKGVKEVLVKVLLNEREVKLPLHSEMAPYYAWKDVRSYWKKVVESIQLPAQVK; translated from the coding sequence ATGAGAAAAACAGGATGGATACTGCCGTTTCTGGTTTTCCCTTTGTGCATGCAGGGGCAGACGGCACGTGAAGAGATTGATGAGAATCCGGCACTGGCGGGAGGAAAATACTATGCCTATGAGGTACCCGATGTGCAACTTACACCTGCTCCCGCGGGTTATACTCCTTTTTATATATCGATGTTCGCCCGTCATGGTTCGCGTTATCTGACGAAGGAGAAGAAATATACCCAGCCTTTGTCGCTTCTCCTTGCAGCGGATGAGGCCGGGGTGCTGACTGCAGACGGAAAGCGGGCATTGAAGGTGGTGGCTGCTTTGGCTCAGGAAGCCGAAGCACGTTATGGCGAGCTGACGCCGAAAGGGGCGCGGCAACATCGGGAGCTGATAGACCGGATGTACCGGCATTATCCGGAGGTATTCAGTGACGGAGCACATGTGGATGCACGTTCTACCTATAAAACACGGGCCTTTCTTTCCATGGCAGCCGGTTGTGTGGAATTGAAGGGGTTGAACCCCAAGCTGCACATCACCACGCAGTCCAGTGAGGCAGATGCCTATTATATAAAGTACAAGAATCCTTTGTATGAAGCGCAGCATCTGGAGAACAGTGACTCGGTGTATCGTGTGGCAGATAGCGTGTATGTGCATCCGGCACGCTTGATGAAACAGCTGTTTCGTGATTCTTCTTACGTAGAGACTCATATCCAGCCGGTGAAGTTGATGACAGACTTGTTTGAGTTACATGGCATCAGCCAAAGCAGTGACCGTCAGCCTGATTTGTCTTTTCTGTTCACTTCGCAGGAACGGTATGACTTGTGGCAGCGCAACAACTTTGAATGGTATTATGAGAAAGGAGCTTCCCCATTGAGTGACGGCTGCATGTACAAGCTCGAAAAAAATCTGTTGAAAAATTTTATCGAAACAGCCGATACCGTGATTGCTTCCCGAAAGAATGGAGTGACGTTGCGTTATGGACATGACACGAACCTGGCTCCTCTGGCGGTACTGATGGCCATCAATGACTTACAGGCTTCCACGGCGGACTGGCAGCACGTTGCGGATACGTACCGTACCTATCGCATCATTCCGATGTGTGGAAATGTGCAACTGATATTCTACCGTAAGAAAGGGGTGAAAGAGGTGCTGGTCAAGGTGCTGTTGAACGAACGCGAGGTGAAGCTGCCGCTTCACAGTGAGATGGCTCCTTATTATGCTTGGAAAGACGTTCGGAGTTACTGGAAAAAAGTGGTGGAAAGTATTCAGCTTCCGGCGCAGGTGAAGTAA
- the mfd gene encoding transcription-repair coupling factor produces MSIKELQDIYAKHPNTMGLASLCKDKSVKNVFLEGMHGSCASLFASVCVKSIPDIHVFILNDLEEAGYFYHDMVQVNGDADILFFPSSYRRAIKYGQKDAANEILRTEVLSRLERQEPVAVVTYPEALAEKVVSRNQLSASTLTLKVGQKEDTGKLMEKLSGYGFEHVDYVYEPGQFALRGSILDVYSFASEYPYRIDFFGDEIDSIRTFEVETQLSKEKKESVSIVPELSTSEGSDICFLDFVSKDAILWVKDLLWVRERIQAVHEETVSPQALKAYEGEQTELMNLSRKLIDGAEFTVCALEFFRIDFGHKAIGTPQARMKFETSVQPIFHKNFDLVSSSFTDFLQRGYCLYICSDSAKQTERLKDIFQERGDRITFEPVDRTLHEGFVDHTLRMCVFTDHQIFDRFHKYNLRSDKARSGKVALSLKELNTFEPGDYVVHIDHGIGRFAGLVRIPNGNTTQEVIKLVYQNDDVVFVSIHSLHKISKYKGKEGEQPRISKLGTGAWEKIKERTKTKIKDIARDLIKLYSQRKQEKGFKYSPDSFLQHELEASFLYEDTPDQLKATQDVKADMESDKPMDRLVCGDVGFGKTEVAIRAAFKAVADNKQVAVLVPTTVLAFQHYQTFKKRLEGMPCKVEYLSRARTAKDTSRILKELAEGSINILIGTHKIIGKSVKFKDLGLLIIDEEQKFGVSVKEKLRQIKVNVDTLTMTATPIPRTLQFSLMGARDLSVIQTPPPNRYPIQTEVHTFNEEIITEAINFEMSRNGQVFFVNNRIQNLAELKAMIQRNIPDCRVCIGHGQMQPEELEKIIFDFVNYDYDVLLATTIIESGIDIPNANTIIINQAQNFGLSDLHQMRGRVGRSNKKAFCYLLAPPLSSLTPEAKRRLQAIENFSDLGSGIHIAMQDLDIRGAGNMLGAEQSGFIADLGYETYQKILNEAVTELKNEEFADLYADEIKAGEEKISGEEFVDECTVESDLELLFPNEYIPSSSERMLLYRELDKLELDKDVEAFRARLLDRFGKIPPEGEELLRIVPLRRLAKRLGVEKVVLKAQRMTLFFVSNLDSPYYQSMAFGKIISYMSKNPRYCNLREQNGRRSMVVSKVTNVKDAVSILQEIVSLEGEKAQ; encoded by the coding sequence ATGAGTATAAAGGAATTGCAAGATATTTATGCCAAACATCCCAATACCATGGGTTTGGCTTCTTTGTGTAAGGATAAGAGTGTTAAAAATGTATTCTTGGAAGGGATGCACGGGTCGTGTGCCTCTTTGTTCGCTTCAGTATGTGTCAAGTCGATACCGGATATTCATGTGTTTATTCTGAACGACCTGGAGGAAGCGGGATATTTTTACCATGACATGGTACAGGTAAACGGAGATGCGGACATCCTGTTTTTTCCTTCTTCTTACCGTCGGGCTATCAAGTACGGGCAGAAAGATGCAGCCAACGAGATTCTTCGTACGGAGGTGCTGAGCCGTCTGGAACGGCAGGAGCCGGTGGCAGTGGTCACTTACCCGGAAGCCTTGGCCGAAAAAGTGGTATCCCGGAACCAGCTTTCCGCATCGACCTTGACATTGAAGGTGGGGCAGAAGGAAGATACCGGAAAGCTTATGGAAAAACTTTCCGGCTATGGTTTTGAACATGTGGACTATGTGTACGAGCCGGGACAGTTTGCCTTGCGAGGGAGTATCCTGGACGTATATTCCTTTGCGTCGGAATATCCTTATCGAATCGACTTCTTCGGTGATGAGATTGACAGCATCCGGACGTTTGAAGTCGAGACACAGCTGTCGAAAGAGAAAAAGGAGTCGGTGAGCATCGTGCCGGAACTGTCCACCTCGGAAGGTTCGGATATCTGTTTCTTGGACTTCGTTTCAAAAGATGCGATTCTTTGGGTAAAGGATTTGCTTTGGGTACGCGAACGTATTCAGGCGGTTCATGAAGAGACCGTATCGCCTCAGGCGTTGAAAGCCTACGAAGGAGAGCAGACAGAGCTGATGAATCTTTCCCGGAAACTGATTGACGGGGCTGAGTTTACGGTGTGTGCCTTGGAGTTTTTCCGGATTGATTTCGGGCATAAGGCCATAGGAACTCCTCAGGCACGGATGAAGTTTGAAACTTCTGTACAACCAATTTTTCATAAGAATTTTGATTTGGTATCCAGTTCCTTTACCGACTTCCTGCAACGGGGTTATTGTCTGTATATCTGTTCGGATAGTGCCAAACAGACGGAGCGATTGAAAGATATCTTTCAGGAAAGAGGAGACCGGATTACGTTTGAGCCGGTGGACCGTACGCTGCACGAGGGCTTTGTGGACCATACCCTTCGGATGTGTGTGTTTACAGACCATCAGATATTCGACCGTTTTCATAAATACAACCTCCGAAGTGACAAAGCCCGTAGCGGAAAGGTGGCGTTGTCACTGAAGGAACTGAACACGTTTGAACCGGGAGACTATGTGGTGCATATCGACCATGGTATCGGCCGTTTTGCGGGACTGGTGCGCATCCCGAACGGGAATACTACGCAGGAGGTCATCAAGCTGGTGTATCAGAATGACGACGTAGTGTTTGTGTCCATTCATTCGCTGCATAAAATCTCGAAATACAAAGGCAAGGAAGGCGAACAGCCGCGCATCAGCAAGCTGGGAACTGGTGCTTGGGAGAAAATCAAGGAACGGACGAAGACCAAGATTAAGGACATTGCCCGCGATTTGATTAAATTGTATTCGCAGCGTAAACAGGAAAAAGGATTTAAATATAGCCCCGACAGCTTCTTGCAGCACGAACTGGAGGCCAGCTTCCTATACGAGGATACGCCCGACCAGCTGAAGGCTACTCAAGACGTGAAGGCGGACATGGAGAGCGACAAGCCGATGGACCGTCTGGTGTGCGGGGACGTGGGCTTCGGAAAGACGGAGGTGGCCATCCGGGCAGCTTTCAAGGCAGTGGCCGACAACAAGCAGGTGGCGGTACTGGTACCGACTACGGTGTTGGCTTTCCAGCATTACCAAACGTTTAAGAAGCGTCTGGAGGGGATGCCTTGCAAGGTGGAATACTTGAGTCGCGCGCGGACTGCAAAAGATACCAGCCGCATCCTGAAGGAACTGGCCGAAGGAAGCATCAATATACTCATTGGTACGCACAAGATTATCGGGAAGAGTGTGAAGTTCAAGGATTTGGGATTGCTGATTATTGACGAGGAGCAGAAGTTCGGGGTGAGCGTGAAGGAGAAACTCCGTCAGATAAAGGTGAACGTGGATACATTGACTATGACGGCTACGCCGATTCCGCGTACGCTTCAGTTCTCACTGATGGGAGCCCGTGACTTGTCGGTTATCCAGACTCCGCCACCCAACCGATATCCGATTCAGACAGAAGTGCACACGTTTAATGAGGAAATCATTACCGAGGCCATCAACTTCGAAATGAGCCGTAACGGGCAGGTCTTTTTTGTGAACAACCGGATTCAGAATCTGGCGGAACTGAAGGCCATGATTCAGCGGAATATTCCGGACTGCCGGGTGTGCATCGGACACGGACAGATGCAGCCGGAGGAACTGGAAAAGATTATCTTCGATTTTGTCAACTATGACTACGATGTGCTGCTGGCTACGACTATCATTGAGAGTGGTATCGATATTCCCAATGCCAATACTATTATTATCAACCAGGCGCAGAACTTCGGATTGAGCGACCTGCATCAGATGCGGGGGCGTGTGGGACGAAGCAACAAGAAAGCTTTCTGCTACTTGCTGGCTCCTCCGTTGTCTTCACTGACACCGGAAGCCAAACGCCGTTTGCAGGCCATCGAGAATTTCAGTGACTTGGGTAGTGGTATTCACATTGCCATGCAGGATTTGGACATCCGTGGAGCCGGGAACATGCTGGGAGCTGAACAGAGCGGATTCATTGCCGACTTGGGATATGAAACTTATCAGAAGATTCTGAACGAGGCAGTGACCGAACTGAAAAACGAAGAATTTGCCGACTTGTATGCGGATGAAATCAAGGCCGGCGAAGAGAAAATCAGCGGCGAAGAGTTTGTGGATGAATGTACCGTGGAAAGTGACCTGGAGTTGCTGTTCCCGAATGAATACATTCCGAGCAGCAGTGAGCGTATGCTGTTGTACCGGGAGCTGGACAAGTTGGAACTGGACAAGGATGTGGAGGCGTTCAGGGCCCGATTGCTCGACCGCTTTGGAAAGATTCCTCCCGAAGGAGAAGAGTTGCTGCGCATTGTGCCGTTGAGGCGGCTGGCCAAGCGCCTCGGAGTGGAGAAAGTGGTGTTGAAAGCCCAGCGCATGACCCTCTTTTTTGTCAGCAACCTGGACAGTCCGTATTATCAGAGTATGGCTTTCGGAAAGATTATTTCTTATATGTCCAAGAACCCTCGTTACTGCAATTTGCGGGAACAGAACGGACGCCGGAGCATGGTGGTTTCCAAGGTGACCAACGTGAAAGATGCAGTCAGTATCCTGCAGGAAATTGTCAGCCTGGAAGGAGAAAAGGCTCAGTAG